A window of the Lepisosteus oculatus isolate fLepOcu1 chromosome 14, fLepOcu1.hap2, whole genome shotgun sequence genome harbors these coding sequences:
- the LOC138242597 gene encoding trichohyalin-like gives MAACRSSVLSPGEEQADSHETPQRLSEIRIVLLGERRSEKSSAGNTILGREEFDTEVVTEECVTREGEVAGRQITVVDTPGWNVWSFSSPWMRTDPWYVREKVVRSVSLCPPGPHALLLVIDLDLFTDWRSAEEHLQLLSERVWRHTILLFTWGDRLRDTTIEQHIERRRKELQYLVEKCGNRYHVLNNKDRGGTQVTELLEKIEDMVAGNYGLYFTTDIEKINTELEKYIRQRLEERQRETEELRQRLEERQRETEELRQREEERQRETEELRQREEEERQRETEELRQRLEEERQRETEELRQRLEEERQRETEELRQKLEERQRETEELRQREEERQRETEELRQRLEERQRETEELRQKLEERQRETEELRQREEERQRETEELRQREEEERQRETEELRQRLEEERQRETEELRQKLEERQRETEELRQREEERQRETEELRQRLEERQRETEELRQKLEERQRETEELRQREEERQRETEELRQREEEERQRETEELRQRLEEERQRETEELRQRLEEERQRETEELRQKLEERQRETEELRQREEERQRETEELRQRLEERQRETEELRQKLEERQRETEELRQREEERQRETEELRQREEEERQRETEELRQRLEEERQRETEELRQKYERREREREEELRQRLEEEWSRREEELKEKMRKTLKEEELEKETEEPRLPVKRRNSKDIIPPASECD, from the exons atggcagCGTGTAGGAGCTCAGTGCTCAGCCCTG GGGAGGAACAGGCAGATTCCCATGAGACACCACAGCGTCTCTCAGAGATCAGGATCGTGCTGCTGGGGGAGAGACGGTCTGagaagagctcagcaggaaacaccatcctgggcagAGAGGAGTTTGACACTGAGGTAGTAACTGAGGAGTGTGTGACGAGAGAGGGAGAAGTAGCTGGGAGGCAGATCACTGTGGTCGACACTCCAGGCTGGAATGTGTGGAGTTTCTCTTCTCCATGGATGAGAACTGATCCATGGTATGTCAGAGAGAAGGTTGtgcgcagtgtgtctctgtgtcccccaggaccCCACGCTCTCCTCCTGGTGATTGATCTGGACTTATTCACAGACTGGAGATCAGCGGAGGAACATCTGCAGCTCCTCAGTGAGAGAGTCTGGAGACACACAATACTGCTGTTCACCTGGGgggacagactgagagacacaaCCATTGAGCAGCACATTGAGAGAAGAAGGAAGGAGCTCCAGTATCTGGTGGagaagtgtgggaacaggtatcatgttctcaacaacaAGGATAGGGGCggcactcaggtcacagagctgctggagaagatagagGACATGGTGGCAGGAAACTATGGGCTGTACTTCACCACTGACATcgaaaaaataaacactgaactagaaaaatatatcagacagaggttggaggagagacagagagagacagaggagctgagacagaggttggaggagagacagagagagacggaggagctgagacagagggaggaggagagacagagagagacagaagagctgagacagagggaggaggaggagagacagagagagacagaggagctgagacagaggttggaggaggagagacagagagagacagaggagctgagacagaggttggaggaggagagacagagagagacagaggagctgagacagaagttggaggagagacagagagagacagaggagctgagacagagggaggaggagagacagagagagacggaggagctgagacagaggttggaggagagacagagagagacagaggagctgagacagaagttggaggagagacagagagagacagaggagctgagacagagggaggaggagagacagagagagacagaggagctgagacagagggaggaggaggagagacagagagagacagaggagctgagacagaggttggaggaggagagacagagagagacagaggagctgagacagaagttggaggagagacagagagagacagaggagctgagacagagggaggaggagagacagagagagacggaggagctgagacagaggttggaggagagacagagagagacagaggagctgagacagaagttggaggagagacagagagagacagaggagctgagacagagggaggaggagagacagagagagacagaggagctgagacagagggaggaggaggagagacagagagagacagaggagctgagacagaggttggaggaggagagacagagagagacagaggagctgagacagaggttggaggaggagagacagagagagacagaggagctgagacagaagttggaggagagacagagagagacagaggagctgagacagagggaggaggagagacagagagagacggaggagctgagacagaggttggaggagagacagagagagacagaggagctgagacagaagttggaggagagacagagagagacagaggagctgagacagagggaggaggagagacagagagagacagaggagctgagacagagggaggaggaggagagacagagagagacagaggagctgagacagaggttggaggaggagagacagagagagacagaggagctgagacagaagtatgaaagaagggagagagagagagaagaggagctcagacagaggttggaggaggagtggagcaggagagaagaggagctgaaggagaagatgagaaagacactgaaggaagaggagctggagaaagagacagaggagcccagactgCCTGTCAAGAGGAGGAACAGTAAAGACATCATCCCTCCTGCCAGTGAGTGTGATTGA